Within the Planctomycetota bacterium genome, the region CAGCCAGATCGTCCTTCAGCTGGAGAAACGGCTGGGCGTGCGGCTTGTGGACCGCTCGCGGCGGCCGCTCGTTCTGACTGCGGAAGGCAGGGCCTACTACGACGGCTGCAAGCGCCTCGTCGAGGAATACCTCGAGGTCGAAGCCCGGGTGCGGACCCTGAGCGACCGGTTGGCCTCCCGCATCCGTGTAGCCGCGATTTACTCGGTGGGCCTGCGCGACATGAACCAGTACGTCGAGCGGTTCACCGCGCGGCACCCCGGGGTCCTCATCGAAATCGACTACCTCCATCCCGACCGGGTCTACGAAGCCGTCCTCGAAGGAACGGCCGATTTCGGGCTGGTTTCCTTTCCCCGCCGTTCCCGCAAGCTGACGGCGCTTCCGTGGCGCGAGGAGGAGATGGTCCTGGCCTGCGCGCCCGCCCATCCGCTGGCGGGGCGCGCGTCCGTGCGCCCCGGGGACCTGGCGGGCCAGAAGTACGTGGGTTTCGACCGGGGACTGGCGATCCGGAAGGAAGTGGACCGTTTCCTCCGCGAACACGGCGCGGCCGTGGACGTGGTCCTCGAGTTCGACAACATCGAAAACATCAAGGATGCCGTGGAGGTCTCCGCCGGCGTGGCGCTTCTGCCGCTGCCGGCCCTCCAGCGTGAAATCCAGGCCGGGACGCTCGCCGCCGTGCCGCTGGAGGGCGCGCGCTTCGTGCGCCCCCTGGGCATCATCCACCGGCGCAACCCCCGGCCCTCGGTCAACGCCCGCCGCTTCATCGAGCTGCTCCGCCGGCCCGACGAGCCGGCCGCCGCGCCTCCCGGCGCCGCGGCCCCGCCCGCGGCCCTCGCCGGAGGGGCCTCGAGGGCGTGCTAGGGCGGTCTTCCGGAAAGGTTTCCAAGTAGGGAGTGGGTCCCATGACGAATCACGGCGAACCGAAGGCGCAGGGCCTGTACGACCCGCGCTTCGAACATGACGCCTGCGGCGTCGGCTTCGTGGCCGATCTTCTCTCCCGCCCGTCCCACGAAATCGTCCGCCAGGCGCTCGAGGTCCTCGTCCATCTCGACCACCGCGGCGCCTGCGGCTGCGAAACCAACACCGGCGACGGCGCGGGCATTCTCCTTCAGACGCCCCACGCGTTCCTCGCCCGCCAGGCGGACCGCCTCGGCCTGCGCCTGCCCAAACCCGGAGGCTACGGCGCGGGCATGGTCTTCCTTCCCCGCGATCCCGCCTCCCGCGAAGGCTGCGAGAAGATCTTCGAGCGCGTCGTCGCCGAGGAGGGCCAGCGCCTCCTCGGATGGCGCGACGTCCCCACCGACAACCGGGACCTCGGCCCCACCGCCCGCGCCGCCGAGCCGCTCGTCCGCCAGATCTTCATCGGGCGTTCCGACGATCTGGCCGACGACCTCGCCTTCGAACGCAAGCTCTACGTCATCCGCCGCCGCGTCGAAAACGCCGTGCGCGCCTCGGATCTGCCGGGCCGCCGGTTCTTCTACGTCCCCAGCCTCTCCTTCAAGACCATCGTCTACAAGGGAATGCTCAAGGCCACGCAGCTGGCCTCCTACTACCCGGACCTCCGGGAGGCCGACGTCGAATCCGCGCTCGCCATGGTCCACTCGCGCTTCTCGACCAACACCTTCCCCAACTGGGCGCGCGCGCATCCGTACCGCTACCTCTGCCACAACGGGGAGATCAACACCCTTCGCGGCAACATCAACTGGATGCACGCCCGCGAGAAGCTCTTCGAAAGCCCCCTCTTCGGCCGGGACCTGGCGAAACTTCTGCCCATCATCGACGCCGAGGGGAGCGACTCGGCCATCTTCGACAACGTGCTCGAGATGCTGACCCTCACGGGGCGCTCGCTCCCCCACGCCGCCATGATGATGATCCCCGAGCCGTGGGCCAACCACGAGTCGATGAGCGACGAGAAGAAGGCCTTCTACGAGTACCACGGATGCCTCATGGAGCCGTGGGACGGCCCGGCGCTCATCGCCTTCACCGACGGCCGCCGCATCGGGGCCGTCCTGGACCGCAACGGGCTGCGCCCCGCCCGCTACACGATCACCAAGGACGATCTCGTCGTTCTGGCCAGCGAAACGGGCGTCCTCGACATTCCTCCGGAGCGCGTCCGCGTCAAAGGCCGCCTTCAGCCGGGACGCATGTTCCTGGCGGACCTCGATCTTCACCGCATCGTGGGCGACGCGGAGATCAAGCACCAGATCGCCTCCGAGCGGCCCTACCGCGTGTGGCTGAACGAGAACCTCGTCGAGCTGGAGAAGCTCCCGGCGGCTCCCGCGGCCCCCGCGCCCGAGCCGGACGCCCTCCTCGTCCAGCAGCACGCGTTCGGCTACACGACCGAGGACGTGAAGATCCTCGTGGCGCCCATGGCCCAGGACGGCGTGGAGCCGGTGGGCTCGATGGGTACGGACACGCCCCTGGCGGTCCTCTCCGACCGGCCGCAGCTGCTCTACAACTATTTCAAGCAGCTTTTCGCCCAGGTCACCAACCCGCCCGTGGACGCCATCCGCGAGGAAATCATCATGGCGACCGGAACCACGATCGGGCGGGAGGGGAATCTCCTGGATCCCCGGCCGGAGTCCTGCCGCCATATCAAGCTCAAGAATCCCGTGCTCACCAACGAGGAGCTCGCGCGCCTGAAGGCGCTCGACGGATTCCGCGGCTTCAAGGCGCGGACGCTGTCGATCCTCTATCCGGTCGCCGAGGGCGGAGCGGGCCTCGAGCGGGCGATGGACGAGCTTTGCCGGCAGGCGTCCCGGGCGATCGCGGAGGGGGCGGATCTCCTGGTCCTT harbors:
- a CDS encoding LysR family transcriptional regulator, with the protein product MQFESLKVYCDVARYRSFSEAAQANGISQSAASQIVLQLEKRLGVRLVDRSRRPLVLTAEGRAYYDGCKRLVEEYLEVEARVRTLSDRLASRIRVAAIYSVGLRDMNQYVERFTARHPGVLIEIDYLHPDRVYEAVLEGTADFGLVSFPRRSRKLTALPWREEEMVLACAPAHPLAGRASVRPGDLAGQKYVGFDRGLAIRKEVDRFLREHGAAVDVVLEFDNIENIKDAVEVSAGVALLPLPALQREIQAGTLAAVPLEGARFVRPLGIIHRRNPRPSVNARRFIELLRRPDEPAAAPPGAAAPPAALAGGASRAC